A single genomic interval of Zingiber officinale cultivar Zhangliang chromosome 4A, Zo_v1.1, whole genome shotgun sequence harbors:
- the LOC121969699 gene encoding uncharacterized protein LOC121969699: MKDELDGKKELKHKQQQQREMLDRRSSQAPVYDEFEGHGEDPNDEEFLAALSASRTQYEYERHMQHSSIGASGSGSAGASGSGSTTAATLGRSESVRVTSTQGGIGRFFPSMGRRRAVDIADIDPLAFPDQASKQTRIDDAYTREKKKSIGQSIAKFFHFNRIPPNVANNTYYRSMISNIQKSGPGIQPPTAYEIAGPYLDEQVEEIKTWILSCKKQWSLYGVTLMCDGWTGPTRMSIINFLLYCNRKVIFHKSVNATADYHDASYIYHLMDNVVQEIGAEHIVQVITDNGANFKRAGELLEQKYQTLFWTPCAAHCVDLMMADIGKLDIVKKVVKKGQSLTKFLYNHHWVHGLMRKFINGEILRPGATRFATHFLLLKSLFQKKVGLKAMFTSEDWETSRYSSSTEGREVQKIIISARFWDYISDILIAVEPLYVVLRKVDMDKKPQMGNVYRLIHEAKEEIKRRLQSPTKYQYYIDIITTRWDNQMGKHIHLAGYYLNPAYQYRYNLATNEDLLVALRNVISRLQKNRELAAEAINESRLFREAYGSFSDSFAVSCRYKMDAAEWWLQYGGSAPNLKKIAVQILSQTTSSSGCERNWSTFSLIHTKVRNRLSYRRLEKMVYVHYNMRLQLRAITEEQELEKQESSDVDPFDIGFVQTEDDPMMDWWSAVEAENPLLDETGDPPRPSQFLTQEIEKIQARGDVSEEYNDEAFDQEFRFSGSRPRRSQSSQPQSQPKSADKDKGKTPAIFTQEKRKVKTPAFKESGPLRISENPLNAIDEQEHDDSDETSSTSDTIVRREVRNDDSDVNSSASTNGSDGSGDASSGCGTYVPPTSAPEPWTCEKDYTHATQDKDHRGRIIKS; the protein is encoded by the exons ATGAAAGATGAACTTGATGGCAAAAAAGaattaaagcataaacaacaacaacaacgtgAAATGCTTGATAGGCGAAGCTCTCAAGCACCAGTCTATGATGAATTTGAAGGTCATGGTGAAGATCCAAATGATGAAGAATTTTTAGCAGCTCTTAGTGCCTCTCGAACTCAATATGAATATGAGCGACATATGCAACATAGTAGTATTGGTGCTAGTGGAAGTGGCTCAGCTGGTGCTAGTGGAAGTGGCTCAACTACTGCAGCAACATTGGGGAGGAGTGAAAGTGTTCGTGTTACTTCAACACAAGGTGGTATCGGTCGTTTCTTTCCTTCTATGGGACGAAGGCGTGCAGTTGATATTGCTGATATTGATCCACTAGCATTCCCGGACCAAGCTAGCAAACAGACTAGGATTGATGATGCTTATACAAGGGAGAAGAAGAAATCAATAGGTCAAAGTATTGCtaaattttttcattttaatcGAATTCCTCCCAATGTAGCAAATAACACATACTACCGCAGCATGATATCCAACATTCAAAAATCTGGACCTGGTATTCAACCTCCGACTGCATATGAAATTGCTGGTCCGTATTTAGATGAACAAGTGGAGGAAATCAAAACTTGGATCCTATCATGCAAGAAGCAATGGAGCTTATATGGGGTTACATTAATGTGTGATGGTTGGACAGGACCTACACGGATGAGCATTATTAATTTTCTGCTATACTGCAATAGAAAGGTGATTTTTCATAAATCTGTTAATGCAACTGCAGATTATCATGATGCATCTTATATATATCATTTGATGGATAACGTAGTTCAAGAGATAGGTGCAGAACATATAGTGCAGGTAATTACAGACAATGGTGCCAACTTCAAGAGGGCTGGAGAATTACTGGAGCAAAAATATCAAACGTTATTTTGGACACCATGCGCTGCACACTGTGTTGATTTGATGATGGCAGATATTGGTAAACTCGATATAGTAAAGAAGGTAGTGAAAAAAGGTCAATCGTTAACAAAATTCCTTTATAATCATCATTGGGTTCACGGATTAATGAGGAAATTTATTAATGGGGAGATTCTACGACCAGGAGCAACTAGGTTTGCAACTCACtttctcctattaaaatcattatttCAGAAAAAAGTCGGATTGAAAGCCATGTTCACTTCTGAAGATTGGGAAACCTCTCGATACTCTAGTTCTACTGAAGGAAGGGAGGtacaaaaaattattatatctgCTAGATTTTGGGACTATATTTCAGATATTCTTATAGCAGTGGAACCCTTGTACGTCGTTCTACGAAAAGTTGATATGGACAAGAAGCCACAAATGGGCAACGTCTACCGTCTAATTCACGAAGCAAAAGAGGAAATTAAGAGACGTCTACAATCTCCAACCAAGTATCAATATTATATTGATATAATCACTACAAGGTGGGACAACCAAATGGGAAAACATATTCATTTAGCAG GTTATTATCTCAATCCGGCATATCAATATCGTTATAATCTTGCCACAAATGAAGATCTATTAGTAGCCCTCAGAAATGTAATATCAAGACTCCAAAAAAATAGAGAATTAGCTGCTGAGGCTATTAATGAAAGTCGATTATTTCGAGAAGCATATGGTTCTTTTAGCGATTCTTTTGCAGTGTCATGCAGATATAAAATGGATGCAG CTGAGTGGTGGTTACAATATGGAGGATCAGCCCCAAATTTAAAAAAGATTGCAGTACAAATTCTCTCACAGACAACGTCTTCAAGTGGTTGCGAAAGAAATTGGTCAACTTTCTCCCTCATTCATACAAAAGTACGCAATCGTCTTTCTTATCGTCGCTTGGAGAAGATGGTCTACGTTCATTATAATATGCGTCTTCAACTAAGAGCGAttacagaagaacaagaactgGAAAAACAAGAATCTAGTGATGTAGACCcatttgatattggatttgtccaAACTGAGGATGATCCAATGATGGATTGGTGGAGTGCCGTGGAGGCTGAGAATCCCTTACTTGATGAAACTGGAGATCCACCACGACCATCTCAATTTCTTACTCAAGAGATTGAAAAAATACAAGCTAGAGGAGATGTCAGCGAAGAATATAATGATGAGGCTTTTGACCAAGAATTTCGATTTTCTGGATCACGACCAAGACGTTCTCAATCATCTCAACCTCAAAGTCAACCAAAGTCCGCAGATAAAGACAAAGGTAAAACTCCTGCAATTTTTACTCAAGAAAAAAGAAAAGTCAAAACTCCTGCTTTTAAAGAAAGTGGCCCATTGAGAATTAGTGAAAATCCACTCAATGCAATTGATGAGCAAGAGCATGATGATAGTGATGAAACATCATCAACTTCTGACACTATAGTCCGACGAGAAGTTCGAAATGATGATAGTGATGTCAATAGCAGTGCAAGTACTAATGGAAGCGATGGCAGTGGTGATGCATCTAGTGGCTGTGGCACTTATGTTCCTCCTACTTCGGCACCGGAGCCTTGGACATGTGAAAAAGATTACACACATGCAACCCAAGATAAAGATCATAGAGGTAGAATTATTAAATCTTAG